The DNA segment GTGAAAACCGTACGTCTGACGATAGGCTTCGGCTTCAGGATTGGTAAACGAAAGCACACGGGCCAACTGATAGGGCTTCAGCACATAGGCCAGCGCGAAGGACGCCACAGCGGCCGTTCCCCCGGTAAAGAGTCCTGCAAGCGCGCCCATGTACGTTTCGCGCGTATGCCAGAAGATGCCCAGCGTAAAGAGCACGGCAAATGCCACGGCCGCCGGCCAGGAGATAAGCGTCAGGTAGCCTGCTACCGCAGGCGAGATCACCAGCAGCACTGTGGCAACCGGAAGGCCGCTCCAGAAGAGCATAATGGGAACCAGGGCCAGAAAGACCAGCGCCGTTCCCATGTCGTTCTGCCCGATGATAAGGGCAGCAGGCACCAGGATAAGCCCTACAGCGCCCAGAGCGTAACGGACCGTGTCGATGCGTGCCTGACGGGTTGACAGTAAGCGGGCAACCGCCAGCACGGTCCCTACTTTGGCCAGTTCAGACGTCTGGAAACCGATGGGACCAAGGTAGAGCCAGGCTTTTGCCCCATTGATTTCGCGTCCAACGGCCAGCGTGAGCAGCAGTAGCGCAATGGTTGCGCCATAAATGGGATAGGCCATGCTCTGGAAAAAGCGGGCGGGCAACAACAATACGACGCCCAGCGCAGCCAGTGAAAGACCGGCCCAGAGGAGCTGCCGTTCAAAGTTATCCTGCACGTTCTGTGAAAGAAATTCGGCAGCAGGGCCGTGCGTCGTGCTATAAAGAGCGACCAGCCCCGCTATTACCAGGGCGGCCCATAGGAGCATAAGCAGCACATCCGGTTTACGAGCAAGACGAGCCATAGGACTATTGCGAAGCGGCCTGGGTAAGGGCGGGTGCGTCCAGCGGTTGACTTCGTTGGCGGAGCACGTGCTCAAGCATATAGCGGCGCTGAGGCGTAGCAGCCACCTTTCCCGTCAGGTACAGTTCCGCCATAAGGCTGGCGATAGGAGCCGCAACGGTAGCGCCAAAACCTGCATTTTCCACCAGCACGGCAATGGCTATTTGCGGATCATCATAGGGAGCAAACATGATAAAGAGCGAGTGGTCCTTACGGCCGCCGGGAGCCTGCGCGGTACCCGTCTTCCCTCCACTTGGAATGCCGGGGATCTGCACCCACCGGGCCGTCCCTTTTTCCATCACGCGCCGCATGCCTTCCCGGACAACCTGAAAGTGTTCGGGTTTAATGGGGATGGGTTCAGGAGGGGGCAACTGCGGTTTCAGCACTTCGCCGGTCTCCGGATGCACAAGCTCGCGGACCAGATGAGGGGGGTAGAGCGTACCGCCGTTGGCGATAGCAGCCACGTAGCGGGCCAGTTGCATCGGCGTTACGGTCATGTCGCCCTGCCCGATGCCCAGGTTGATCGTGTAGCCGGCCGTCCAGCCGTTAGGATAGCGCCGGTTGTAATAGGCTGAGTCGGGAATCAGGCCAGGATTTTGCTCTGCAATATCCATAGGAATGGGCACGCCAAACCCAAAACGATTGGCCCAGCGCCGGAGCGTGTTTACATCAAGGCGCATCATTACCGTAAAAAAGAAGGTGTTGCAGGACTTTTCAATGGCTTCACGCACGCTGAGCGATCCGTGCGCCCCTCCATGACACCGGAAAAATCGTCGCCCCAGCCGATAGCCGCCTGGGCAGTAGATGGTGCTGCGCGCCGTAATTACGCCTTCTTGCAACCCCACCAGTGCCATAAAGGGCTTCCAGGTTGACCCGGGCGGGACGCCGCTCATTGTGGCCCGGTTGAACAGCGGCTTTTCAGGACTCATGGTCAGGTAGCGCCAGGTTTCCGGATCAATAGGCCCGGAGAGCAATGCAGGGTCGAAGTCCGGCATGCTCACCAGGGCAATGATCTCCCCGCTGTTCGGATCGAGCGCTACCGCAGCCCCTCGTTTACCGACAAAGAGGGTCTCGGCGAGAGCCTGCACGCGATAATCCAGCCCCAGGTATAAGTCGTAGCCGCTGATCGGCGGCACATCCTCGGCTCCTTCGCGGTAGGGCTTGATCTCCTGCCCATGGATATTGACCAGCTTAAAGGCGCGTCCTGGCACGCCCCGAAGCGCCTTTTCGTAGAACTTCTCCAGCCCTGCCTTGCCGATACGATCCCCCATCACATAGCCCTCGCTTCGAAGCTGCTCCAGTTCGGTGCGGGTAATCTCGCGCACGTAACCCAGGGCGTGCGCTGCGCGGGCGGGCGTATGGTAGCGTCGACGCTGGTCAATTTCGTACTGGACGCCAGGCAGGCGGTACAGGTTTTCAACCACCCGACTGAACGTCTCGAACGACAGGTCCGTAAACACCCGGCTGGGACGATAGGCGCTCCAGGCGCGAGCCTGCGCTAGCCGACGGGCTACTACCGAGTCAGGCACTTCCAACAACCGGGCCAGCAGGGGAATATTCCTGGGGTCAAAATACCGGGGCGTAATCAACAGCGAATAGGCGGGCGCATTGTCAACAAGCAACACGCCGTTACGGTCGTAGATGGCACCCCGGGCCGGCATGACGCGCTGCTCGCGCACGGCATTGTTGCGCGACTCACCTGCATACAGCTCGGCCTGCCAGAGCTGCATCTGGGCCAGCCGAAGCAGCAATAGCCCGAGCAGCAGAACA comes from the Rhodothermus profundi genome and includes:
- the mrdA gene encoding penicillin-binding protein 2; translated protein: MMVDYRVRARIFAGVIVLLLGLLLLRLAQMQLWQAELYAGESRNNAVREQRVMPARGAIYDRNGVLLVDNAPAYSLLITPRYFDPRNIPLLARLLEVPDSVVARRLAQARAWSAYRPSRVFTDLSFETFSRVVENLYRLPGVQYEIDQRRRYHTPARAAHALGYVREITRTELEQLRSEGYVMGDRIGKAGLEKFYEKALRGVPGRAFKLVNIHGQEIKPYREGAEDVPPISGYDLYLGLDYRVQALAETLFVGKRGAAVALDPNSGEIIALVSMPDFDPALLSGPIDPETWRYLTMSPEKPLFNRATMSGVPPGSTWKPFMALVGLQEGVITARSTIYCPGGYRLGRRFFRCHGGAHGSLSVREAIEKSCNTFFFTVMMRLDVNTLRRWANRFGFGVPIPMDIAEQNPGLIPDSAYYNRRYPNGWTAGYTINLGIGQGDMTVTPMQLARYVAAIANGGTLYPPHLVRELVHPETGEVLKPQLPPPEPIPIKPEHFQVVREGMRRVMEKGTARWVQIPGIPSGGKTGTAQAPGGRKDHSLFIMFAPYDDPQIAIAVLVENAGFGATVAAPIASLMAELYLTGKVAATPQRRYMLEHVLRQRSQPLDAPALTQAASQ
- the rodA gene encoding rod shape-determining protein RodA codes for the protein MARLARKPDVLLMLLWAALVIAGLVALYSTTHGPAAEFLSQNVQDNFERQLLWAGLSLAALGVVLLLPARFFQSMAYPIYGATIALLLLTLAVGREINGAKAWLYLGPIGFQTSELAKVGTVLAVARLLSTRQARIDTVRYALGAVGLILVPAALIIGQNDMGTALVFLALVPIMLFWSGLPVATVLLVISPAVAGYLTLISWPAAVAFAVLFTLGIFWHTRETYMGALAGLFTGGTAAVASFALAYVLKPYQLARVLSFTNPEAEAYRQTYGFHLVQSKAAIGSGGLWGKGFMQGTQTQGAYVPEQSTDFIFSVIGEEFGFVGAALVLVLFGLLLVRLIQLGTQCRHPFGLMVAAGVAGVILVHVFINIGMATGLLPVIGIPLPFLSYGGSSLLANTLMLAVVLNLHLRRDDFSIFV